From the Anopheles coustani chromosome X, idAnoCousDA_361_x.2, whole genome shotgun sequence genome, one window contains:
- the LOC131269271 gene encoding uncharacterized protein LOC131269271: MREDLLDGCVKCRKIDAGFMCGICFASYCSQQCRDADFAKHRKICMAPLLIKHRPHPSLYSDGAANVAVSNGPKKTPTTEKRVPQKNIENEPQVKQQPQQEQL; this comes from the exons ATGAGGGAAGATTTGCTGGACGGATGCGTGAAATGCCGTAAGATTGATGCGGGTTTCATGTGcggcatttgttttgcttcgtacTGCAGCCAACAATGCCgcgatgctgattttgccaaacATCGCAAAATCTGTATGGC ACCCTTGTTAATAAAACATCGACCGCACCCAAGTTTGTACTCCGATGGAGCTGCTAATGTGGCCGTGTCGAATGGTCCCAAGAAAACCCCGACGACAGAGAAACGCGTACCGcaaaaaaatatcgaaaacgAGCCACAAGTaaagcagcagccgcagcaagAGCAACtctaa